Proteins from a single region of Sphingopyxis sp. BSN-002:
- a CDS encoding MaoC family dehydratase produces MATITPQELQTRVGEHLGTSEWVLVDQDMINKFADATGDHQFIHIDEEKAKLTPFGGTIAHGFLTLSLIPMLGAKTDGPKIEGIKMGVNYGGNKVRFLAPVRSGKRVRSHVKLLELDEKRPGQWQQTNEITVEIEGEEKPALIAEWITQFFI; encoded by the coding sequence ATGGCCACCATTACGCCGCAGGAACTGCAGACCAGGGTCGGTGAGCATCTCGGCACGTCCGAATGGGTGCTTGTCGATCAGGACATGATCAACAAGTTCGCCGACGCGACCGGCGACCACCAGTTCATCCACATCGACGAGGAAAAGGCGAAGCTGACCCCGTTTGGCGGCACCATCGCCCACGGCTTCCTGACCTTGTCGTTGATCCCGATGCTCGGTGCGAAAACCGACGGCCCGAAGATCGAGGGCATCAAGATGGGCGTGAACTATGGCGGCAACAAAGTCCGCTTCCTCGCACCCGTCCGCTCGGGCAAGCGCGTGCGCAGCCATGTGAAGCTGCTCGAACTCGACGAAAAGCGCCCCGGTCAGTGGCAGCAGACCAACGAGATCACCGTCGAGATCGAAGGCGAGGAAAAGCCCGCACTGATCGCCGAGTGGATCACGCAGTTTTTCATCTGA
- a CDS encoding DNA topoisomerase IB, whose amino-acid sequence MSAERLIHVDDSLPGISRERSGVGWKYRDARGRLIRGRDEIDRLNAIALPPAYEDAWFCPAPNGHILATGYDARGRKQYRYHPEFRLAQEVDKYDRCAAFGHALPLLRARLADDLARRTLCQERIVGAVVRLLDLAALRVGNEEYAVANKSFGATTLRQRHARISGRTLRLSYRAKSGAKKDVTISDRNLATLVRRLQDLPGQNLFQYQDGDDLCAVGSGDVNAYIREAMGDAFSAKHFRTWSASVEAFTFLHGAPEAPTLKAMLAHVADRLGNTPAVARKAYVHPAMIAAAQERGNFAADAGPLPRATRYLSRYERGFLAWLERAPGAAALLRSA is encoded by the coding sequence ATGTCTGCCGAACGCCTGATCCACGTCGACGACAGCTTGCCCGGCATCAGCCGCGAGCGCTCGGGCGTCGGCTGGAAGTATCGCGACGCCAGGGGCAGGCTTATTCGCGGCCGCGACGAGATCGATCGACTCAATGCGATCGCGCTGCCGCCCGCCTATGAGGATGCGTGGTTCTGCCCGGCGCCGAATGGCCATATCCTCGCCACCGGATATGACGCGCGCGGGCGCAAGCAATATCGCTATCACCCCGAATTCCGCCTCGCGCAGGAGGTCGACAAATATGACCGCTGCGCCGCCTTCGGCCATGCGCTGCCCTTGCTCCGCGCCCGGCTGGCCGACGATCTGGCGCGGCGGACGCTGTGTCAGGAACGGATCGTCGGCGCGGTGGTGCGGCTGCTCGATCTTGCGGCGCTCCGCGTCGGCAACGAAGAATATGCCGTCGCAAACAAGAGCTTCGGCGCGACGACATTGCGCCAGCGCCACGCCAGAATCTCGGGGCGGACGCTCCGCCTCAGCTACCGCGCGAAAAGCGGTGCGAAAAAGGATGTCACGATCAGCGATCGCAATCTGGCGACGCTCGTCCGCCGGCTGCAGGATCTGCCCGGGCAGAATCTCTTCCAGTATCAGGATGGCGACGATCTCTGCGCGGTCGGGTCGGGGGACGTGAATGCCTATATCCGCGAAGCGATGGGCGACGCGTTCAGCGCCAAGCATTTCCGCACCTGGTCGGCGAGCGTCGAGGCGTTCACCTTTCTTCACGGCGCACCCGAAGCGCCGACGCTGAAGGCGATGCTCGCGCACGTCGCCGACCGGCTCGGCAACACGCCGGCGGTCGCGCGCAAGGCTTATGTTCACCCGGCGATGATTGCGGCCGCGCAGGAGCGAGGAAATTTCGCCGCAGACGCCGGGCCGCTGCCGCGGGCGACCAGATATCTCTCGCGCTACGAGCGCGGCTTTCTCGCCTGGCTCGAACGCGCGCCCGGTGCCGCGGCGTTGCTTCGCTCCGCCTGA
- a CDS encoding S24 family peptidase, with protein sequence MTDFDSDPRAALDRLLAEKGIDYAQLSARIGRNPAYIQQYIKRGSPRRLAEEDRARIAAYLGVSESLLGGPARRVAATPPASRAQSRGADMVLVPKLAIGASAGAGAIAEGEPVEAQVAFDPKWLRDLGADPRALSIIRVEGDSMAPTLNDGDDIMVDGGDAAARLRDGIYVLRMDDVLMVKRIARAPGQGRVSVISDNPHYRSWDDLPMAAIRLVGRVVWTGRRVR encoded by the coding sequence ATGACCGATTTCGACTCCGACCCGCGCGCCGCGCTCGACCGCTTGCTGGCCGAGAAGGGCATCGACTATGCGCAGCTGTCGGCGCGCATTGGGCGCAACCCGGCCTATATCCAGCAATATATCAAGCGCGGATCGCCGCGGCGGCTGGCCGAAGAGGATCGGGCGCGGATTGCGGCCTATCTGGGCGTGTCCGAATCGCTGCTCGGTGGTCCCGCGCGGCGCGTCGCGGCGACGCCCCCCGCATCGCGTGCGCAGTCGCGCGGTGCCGACATGGTGCTGGTGCCGAAGCTCGCGATCGGCGCCTCGGCAGGCGCGGGCGCGATTGCCGAAGGCGAGCCCGTCGAGGCGCAGGTCGCGTTCGATCCCAAATGGCTGCGCGACCTTGGCGCCGACCCCCGCGCGCTGAGCATCATCCGCGTCGAGGGCGATTCGATGGCGCCGACCCTGAACGACGGCGACGACATCATGGTCGATGGCGGCGATGCGGCTGCGCGGCTGCGCGACGGCATCTATGTGCTGCGGATGGACGATGTGCTGATGGTGAAGCGCATCGCGCGCGCGCCGGGGCAGGGGCGCGTGTCGGTGATCAGCGACAATCCGCACTACAGAAGCTGGGACGACCTGCCGATGGCGGCCATCCGGCTGGTCGGCCGCGTCGTCTGGACGGGACGCCGGGTGCGCTAG
- a CDS encoding methyl-accepting chemotaxis protein, with translation MNPVPLTLEPASGHAIAIGSDARLSEVIEAFRGHPELRLLAVLDDGGAPVGIIREQRVRELLFCPYWFSLMQNPTIGGSIASMIEPCLTADIGESTASLLGRVSRANNPDGLLLTDGGRFVETLDGVQLARLAMMREVELARERADRVAMVDDAGRRFQQDIAALTANLSETAREVEGVARILSERAEHTGRDALSVAGATAQTLAGLQELGDRGHALAASMARIVGDGTRARAVRHDAHQKVKQAGGRAAVLQEASRSIEQMLALIIDMASRTNMLALNAGIEAARAGDAGRGFAVVAAEVKSLASQTRTAATDITPFIERIREIVGQVADGFREVERAIDANNDFSDTIDQAVDGQSATSLSIASYVEQAVFAGREIDTRVQHISRGASAVGEGAAALGELSSDLNRAAQSLHQRAQSFVRTVAAA, from the coding sequence ATGAACCCTGTACCGCTTACCCTCGAGCCGGCGTCCGGCCATGCGATCGCGATCGGATCGGACGCGCGCCTTTCGGAAGTGATCGAGGCGTTTCGCGGTCATCCCGAATTGCGCCTGCTCGCCGTCCTCGACGATGGCGGCGCGCCGGTCGGGATCATCCGCGAGCAGCGCGTTCGCGAATTGCTTTTCTGTCCCTACTGGTTCTCGCTGATGCAGAATCCGACGATCGGCGGATCGATCGCTTCGATGATCGAACCCTGTCTCACCGCCGATATCGGGGAATCGACCGCGAGCCTGCTCGGCCGCGTGTCGCGCGCGAATAATCCGGACGGTTTGCTTCTGACCGATGGCGGGCGCTTCGTCGAAACGCTCGACGGCGTCCAGCTCGCGCGGCTGGCAATGATGCGCGAGGTCGAACTGGCGCGCGAGCGTGCCGACCGCGTGGCAATGGTCGACGACGCGGGGCGGCGCTTCCAGCAGGACATTGCCGCGCTGACAGCGAACCTGTCCGAGACGGCGCGCGAGGTCGAAGGCGTCGCACGCATCCTGTCCGAACGTGCCGAGCATACGGGGCGCGACGCGCTGTCGGTCGCCGGTGCGACCGCGCAGACGCTGGCGGGTCTGCAGGAACTCGGCGACCGCGGCCATGCCCTTGCGGCCAGTATGGCGCGGATCGTCGGCGACGGCACGCGCGCACGCGCGGTGCGCCATGACGCGCACCAGAAGGTCAAACAGGCCGGCGGCCGCGCCGCGGTCCTGCAGGAGGCGAGCCGGTCGATCGAGCAGATGCTCGCGCTGATTATCGACATGGCAAGCCGGACCAACATGCTCGCGCTCAATGCAGGGATCGAGGCGGCGCGCGCCGGCGATGCCGGGCGGGGCTTCGCGGTCGTGGCGGCGGAGGTCAAGTCGCTGGCGAGCCAGACGCGTACGGCGGCAACCGATATCACCCCCTTTATCGAACGGATCCGCGAGATCGTGGGGCAGGTCGCCGACGGCTTTCGCGAGGTCGAACGCGCGATCGATGCGAACAATGATTTCTCCGACACGATCGACCAGGCGGTCGACGGCCAGAGCGCGACGAGCCTGTCGATCGCAAGCTATGTCGAGCAGGCGGTATTCGCCGGACGCGAAATCGACACGCGCGTGCAGCACATCAGCCGCGGCGCATCGGCGGTCGGCGAGGGTGCGGCGGCGCTCGGCGAGCTGTCGTCCGATCTCAATCGTGCGGCGCAATCGCTGCACCAGCGCGCGCAAAGCTTTGTCCGGACGGTCGCAGCGGCCTGA
- a CDS encoding carboxymuconolactone decarboxylase family protein, producing MRLNAPRIEPVDLDRLDADQRAALAPFLDTDGGKVGGGRVLNIFRTLAHAPKALTAFLGWGSYILSRRNALSERDRELVILRTGYNCRSGYEWTQHKRIGLDSGLSEDEIDRIKAGPEADGWSEIDRAMLRATDDLTSNHFVSDTSWAALAPLGDKGRMDLVMTVGQYTQVSMILNSFGIQVEDGWEVDPDLKA from the coding sequence TTGCGTCTGAACGCTCCGCGTATCGAGCCGGTCGATCTCGACCGGCTCGATGCCGACCAGCGCGCTGCGCTGGCGCCGTTCCTCGACACCGACGGCGGCAAGGTCGGCGGCGGACGGGTGCTCAACATCTTCCGCACGCTGGCACACGCGCCGAAAGCGCTGACCGCGTTCCTTGGCTGGGGCAGCTATATCCTGTCGCGCCGCAACGCCTTGTCCGAACGCGACCGCGAACTCGTCATCCTGCGCACCGGCTACAACTGCCGCTCGGGCTATGAGTGGACGCAGCACAAGCGCATCGGGCTCGACAGCGGCCTCAGCGAAGACGAGATCGATCGCATCAAGGCCGGCCCCGAAGCGGACGGTTGGAGCGAGATCGACCGCGCGATGCTCCGCGCGACCGACGACCTCACGAGCAACCACTTCGTCTCCGACACCAGCTGGGCCGCGCTCGCGCCGCTCGGCGACAAGGGCCGGATGGACCTCGTCATGACGGTCGGCCAGTACACCCAGGTTTCGATGATACTGAACAGCTTCGGCATCCAGGTCGAAGACGGCTGGGAGGTCGATCCCGACCTCAAGGCCTGA
- a CDS encoding mechanosensitive ion channel domain-containing protein, which translates to MTFSLLTAAKTAVVAPAAGKTATASDPLADLRHYWDVSVAWVNSHWLQIGVAIGAGLLIYFLLSMIRTFALKHAQSAEGDLSLTHIAGRVIHKTKSAVIAIVAIRMVAGYAQPPAAIMQVIQFVFTVAVVLQVAIWVREIILGLIGRRAAEGNNETLSNAMGIIRLLISVALFAVATIVILDNMGVNVTGLIAGLGIGGIAIGLAAQGIFSDLFASLSIIFDRPFRVGETIKYDTSTATVERIGLKSTRLRSVNGELLVISNTNLLAKEITNFAHLHRRRVTFTIGVIYQTTPAMLRDLPALLEEQVKAAGQEFIRSSFVTFGPSSLDFELLFDVFTDEFEAVVAARTDVAIRLFEAMAAAGYQFAYPTQTTFTAAPDGTMIMPYAESPKPRAGAAKTAKPG; encoded by the coding sequence ATGACCTTTTCGCTTCTGACCGCCGCCAAGACTGCTGTCGTCGCACCAGCCGCCGGGAAGACCGCGACGGCAAGCGATCCGCTCGCCGACCTCCGGCACTATTGGGATGTCAGCGTCGCGTGGGTGAACAGCCACTGGCTGCAGATCGGCGTCGCGATCGGCGCCGGCCTCCTGATCTATTTCCTGTTGTCGATGATCCGCACCTTCGCCCTGAAGCATGCGCAGTCGGCCGAGGGCGATCTGTCACTGACGCACATCGCGGGACGCGTGATTCACAAGACCAAGTCGGCGGTCATCGCGATCGTCGCGATCCGCATGGTCGCGGGCTATGCGCAGCCGCCCGCCGCGATCATGCAGGTCATCCAGTTCGTCTTCACCGTCGCGGTCGTGCTGCAGGTCGCGATCTGGGTGCGCGAGATCATCCTCGGCCTGATCGGCCGCCGCGCCGCGGAAGGGAACAACGAGACGCTCAGCAACGCGATGGGGATCATCCGCCTGCTGATCAGCGTCGCGCTGTTTGCGGTCGCGACCATCGTCATCCTCGACAATATGGGGGTGAACGTCACCGGGCTGATTGCCGGCCTCGGTATCGGCGGCATCGCGATCGGCCTTGCGGCGCAGGGCATCTTCTCGGACCTCTTCGCCTCGCTGTCGATCATCTTCGACCGGCCGTTTCGCGTCGGCGAGACGATCAAGTACGACACCAGCACTGCAACGGTCGAGCGCATCGGGCTCAAGAGCACGCGGCTGCGTTCGGTCAACGGCGAGCTGCTCGTGATTTCGAACACCAATCTGCTCGCGAAGGAGATCACCAATTTCGCGCATCTCCATCGCCGCCGTGTGACCTTCACGATCGGCGTGATCTATCAGACCACGCCCGCGATGCTTCGCGATCTGCCCGCGCTGCTCGAAGAACAGGTAAAGGCGGCGGGACAGGAGTTCATCCGGTCGAGCTTCGTCACCTTCGGGCCGTCGAGCCTCGATTTCGAACTGCTCTTCGACGTCTTCACCGATGAATTCGAAGCGGTTGTCGCCGCGCGCACCGACGTCGCGATCCGGCTGTTCGAGGCCATGGCCGCTGCCGGCTACCAGTTCGCCTATCCGACGCAGACGACCTTTACCGCCGCGCCCGACGGGACGATGATCATGCCCTATGCCGAGTCCCCGAAGCCCAGGGCAGGCGCTGCCAAGACCGCGAAGCCCGGCTGA
- a CDS encoding TIGR04063 family PEP-CTERM/XrtA system glycosyltransferase gives MTRILHILDHSLPAHSGYTFRTRALMKAQQAKGWAVAGVTGVRHPVPGPDVETVDGLTFYRTPAIAPARSPIREWREIAALAARTEALVGEWQPDLLHAHSPVLDGLAALRVGKKLGIPVIYEIRAFWEDAAVGNGTGREGGLRYHLIKRLETHAVRSADAVAVICEGLRGDLIARGIDPQKITVSPNGVDLDLFGDPPRRDDRLAGDLGLHADDAVIGFIGSFYDYEGIDDLIAAMPALVAAEPRARLLLVGGGPMEAALKAQAAASAVAGHISFVGRVPHEEVERYYSLIDILAYPRKKMRLTDLVTPLKPLEAMAQGKLVAASDVGGHRELIEDGVTGTLFAPDDPAAIAMALAGLLGARGMWDERRATARIFVERHRNWSSNILRYEPVYQRLLRGDARDAA, from the coding sequence ATGACCCGTATTCTTCACATTCTCGATCACAGCCTTCCCGCGCATAGCGGCTATACCTTTCGTACCCGCGCGCTGATGAAGGCGCAGCAGGCGAAGGGATGGGCGGTCGCGGGAGTGACCGGCGTGCGCCATCCGGTCCCCGGACCCGACGTCGAGACGGTCGACGGGCTGACCTTCTATCGCACCCCCGCGATCGCCCCCGCGCGCTCCCCGATCCGCGAGTGGCGCGAGATTGCGGCGCTTGCCGCGCGGACCGAGGCGCTGGTGGGCGAATGGCAGCCCGACCTGCTCCACGCGCATTCGCCGGTGCTCGATGGCCTCGCGGCGCTGCGCGTCGGCAAGAAGCTGGGCATTCCCGTCATCTACGAGATCCGCGCCTTCTGGGAAGATGCGGCCGTCGGCAACGGGACAGGGCGCGAGGGCGGACTGCGCTATCATCTGATCAAGCGCCTCGAAACGCACGCGGTCCGATCGGCCGACGCGGTCGCGGTGATCTGCGAGGGACTGCGTGGCGACCTGATCGCGCGCGGGATCGATCCGCAGAAGATTACCGTTTCGCCGAACGGCGTCGATCTCGACCTGTTCGGGGACCCGCCGCGGCGCGACGACCGGCTCGCGGGTGATCTGGGGCTGCATGCCGACGACGCCGTGATCGGCTTTATCGGCAGCTTCTATGATTATGAGGGCATCGACGATCTGATCGCGGCGATGCCGGCGCTCGTCGCGGCCGAACCGCGCGCGCGGCTGCTTCTTGTCGGCGGCGGGCCGATGGAGGCCGCGCTGAAGGCACAGGCGGCCGCATCGGCTGTTGCCGGTCATATCTCGTTCGTCGGCCGCGTTCCGCACGAAGAGGTCGAACGCTATTACTCGCTGATCGATATCCTTGCCTATCCGCGCAAGAAGATGCGGCTGACCGATCTCGTCACGCCGCTGAAGCCGCTGGAAGCCATGGCACAGGGCAAGCTGGTCGCCGCGTCGGACGTCGGGGGACATCGCGAGCTGATCGAGGACGGCGTCACGGGTACGCTTTTCGCGCCCGACGATCCCGCAGCGATCGCGATGGCACTGGCCGGCCTGCTCGGGGCGCGGGGAATGTGGGACGAACGACGCGCGACGGCACGTATTTTTGTCGAAAGGCATCGTAACTGGTCGTCAAACATTTTACGTTATGAACCTGTTTACCAACGGTTGCTGCGCGGCGATGCGCGCGATGCAGCCTGA
- a CDS encoding putative quinol monooxygenase: MSGIGVIATLRVLPGKEAEFEGVFAELAPAVRANEPGNSYYKLFRTAETGVYKVLECYDDEAAIAAHRASDHFRSLGAKLGPCLAGAPEIESLPAV; the protein is encoded by the coding sequence ATGAGCGGCATCGGAGTTATTGCCACCCTTCGCGTCCTGCCCGGCAAGGAAGCAGAATTCGAAGGCGTCTTCGCCGAACTCGCCCCCGCGGTCCGCGCGAACGAACCCGGCAACAGCTATTACAAGCTGTTCCGTACCGCCGAGACCGGCGTCTACAAGGTGCTCGAATGCTACGACGACGAGGCTGCGATCGCCGCGCACCGCGCGTCGGATCATTTCCGCTCGCTCGGCGCGAAGCTCGGCCCCTGCCTTGCCGGCGCGCCCGAGATCGAAAGCCTGCCGGCGGTCTGA
- a CDS encoding acetyl-CoA C-acyltransferase, whose translation MRDAVIVSTARTPLTKAARGSFNNTLAPTLGAHAVRAAVERAGVEGGEIDDVVFGAAMQQGSQTMNVARLIALRSGLPVTVPGMSIDRQCSSGLMTIATAAKQIIVDRQDIAVAGGIESISKVSGSGKVFIETDAELIAMHKDTYMPMIGTAEVVAKRYNISREYQDEYSLQSQQRTAAAQAAGKYDDEIVACPATMAVVNKETKEVSFQDVVAAKDECNRVDTTLEGLASLKPVMGEGFTITAGNASQLADGASACVVMEAKVAEKRGLQPLGRYVGMAVAGTEPDEMGIGPVFAIPKLLERFELKMDDIGLWELNEAFAVQVLYCRDKLGIPNELLNVNGGSISIGHPFGMTGARCVGHALIEGKRRGVKYAVVTMCIGGGQGAAGLFEVF comes from the coding sequence ATGCGTGACGCAGTCATCGTTTCCACCGCCCGCACCCCGCTGACCAAGGCGGCGCGCGGCTCGTTCAACAACACGCTCGCCCCGACGCTGGGCGCGCATGCGGTCCGCGCCGCGGTCGAGCGCGCCGGGGTCGAAGGCGGCGAGATCGACGATGTCGTCTTCGGCGCCGCGATGCAGCAGGGATCGCAGACGATGAACGTCGCGCGCCTGATCGCGCTGCGCTCGGGCCTCCCCGTTACCGTTCCCGGCATGTCGATCGACCGCCAGTGCTCGTCGGGCCTGATGACGATCGCGACTGCCGCGAAGCAGATCATCGTCGACCGTCAGGACATCGCAGTCGCCGGCGGCATCGAAAGCATCTCGAAGGTCAGCGGCAGCGGCAAGGTTTTCATCGAGACCGACGCCGAGCTGATCGCGATGCACAAGGACACCTATATGCCGATGATCGGCACCGCCGAGGTCGTCGCGAAGCGCTACAACATCAGCCGCGAGTATCAGGATGAATATTCGCTCCAGTCGCAGCAGCGCACCGCCGCCGCGCAGGCCGCGGGCAAATATGACGACGAAATCGTCGCCTGCCCCGCGACCATGGCGGTGGTGAACAAGGAAACGAAGGAAGTCAGCTTTCAGGATGTCGTCGCCGCCAAGGACGAGTGCAACCGCGTCGACACCACGCTCGAAGGGCTCGCCAGCCTGAAGCCGGTGATGGGCGAAGGCTTCACGATCACCGCGGGCAACGCCAGCCAGCTCGCCGACGGCGCGTCGGCCTGCGTCGTGATGGAAGCCAAGGTCGCCGAGAAGCGCGGTCTCCAGCCGCTCGGCCGTTATGTCGGCATGGCGGTCGCGGGCACGGAGCCCGACGAAATGGGCATCGGCCCCGTCTTCGCGATCCCGAAGCTTCTCGAACGCTTCGAGCTCAAGATGGACGACATCGGCCTTTGGGAACTCAACGAAGCCTTCGCCGTGCAGGTCCTCTATTGCCGCGACAAGCTCGGCATTCCGAACGAACTGCTCAACGTCAACGGCGGCTCGATCTCGATCGGCCACCCCTTCGGCATGACCGGCGCGCGCTGCGTCGGCCACGCGCTGATCGAGGGCAAGCGCCGCGGCGTGAAATATGCCGTCGTCACCATGTGCATCGGTGGCGGCCAAGGCGCAGCGGGCCTGTTCGAGGTCTTCTGA
- a CDS encoding SDR family oxidoreductase, with the protein MSGRLAGKVAIVVGAGQQPGDTIGNGRAIALTFAREGAEVFCVDRIAERAEDTAAMIADAGGSAFAHAADITQLADIETLVAAALARWSRIDILVNNVGVGSPGDGPSHKATDDAFDQVFAINFTGARRLTRAVLAPMRAAESGVILNISSLASIAGANMIAYEISKAALNRLTTATAQGSASKGVRCNAILPGLMDTPMAIQGTAARDGRGLDEQRAARAAMVPLKGGMGSAWDTANAALFLASDEARFITGVLLPVDGGASVRVG; encoded by the coding sequence ATGTCCGGCCGGCTCGCAGGCAAGGTCGCGATCGTCGTCGGTGCGGGCCAGCAGCCCGGCGACACGATCGGCAACGGCCGCGCGATCGCACTGACCTTTGCGCGCGAGGGCGCCGAAGTGTTTTGCGTCGACCGCATCGCCGAACGCGCCGAAGATACCGCAGCGATGATTGCCGATGCGGGCGGCTCAGCCTTCGCCCACGCCGCCGACATCACGCAGCTTGCCGATATCGAGACGCTGGTCGCCGCGGCGCTCGCGCGCTGGAGCCGCATCGACATTCTCGTCAACAATGTCGGGGTCGGCTCGCCCGGCGACGGCCCGTCGCACAAGGCGACCGACGACGCCTTCGATCAGGTCTTCGCGATCAACTTCACCGGCGCCCGCCGCCTCACCCGTGCGGTGCTCGCGCCGATGCGCGCGGCGGAGAGCGGCGTGATCCTCAACATCTCGTCGCTCGCCTCGATCGCGGGCGCGAACATGATCGCCTATGAGATTTCGAAGGCCGCGCTCAACCGGCTGACCACCGCTACCGCGCAGGGCTCGGCGTCGAAGGGCGTGCGGTGCAATGCGATCCTGCCCGGACTGATGGACACGCCGATGGCGATCCAGGGCACCGCCGCGCGCGACGGCCGCGGGCTCGACGAGCAGCGCGCCGCGCGTGCCGCGATGGTGCCGCTGAAGGGCGGAATGGGCAGCGCGTGGGACACCGCCAATGCCGCACTCTTTCTCGCTTCCGACGAGGCGCGCTTCATCACCGGCGTCTTGCTTCCCGTCGACGGAGGTGCCAGCGTCCGCGTCGGGTAG
- a CDS encoding putative O-glycosylation ligase, exosortase A system-associated has protein sequence MRDLAFVAFLFAFIGVGFRKPFLFVLCFCYIDIVAPQRLSYFLINSIPISLIVFGLAIGGWLAVDDKRDTRWSGRQFLLIALLLYCWMTTINADFPVEAADKWSWVWKALVWAIFLPLTLRTKLRIESLILIMLLSAGAIAIAGGIKTAGGGGGYGQLQLLLNENYGLYEGSIMSAVGISIIPLILWYRKHGTIFPPDWRVSLFCFALIFACALLPIGTQARTGLVCLVILAVLSLRAVKHRFLYVAGAVLLTIAVIPFLPQSFTARMETIRDHKSDQSASTRVAVWAWTWEYAKDHPFGGGFEAYIQNHVRVEKAGGTTYDPDKPQESEATVYEERSRAYHSSYFEMLGEQGYPGLALWLLLHGVSLVQMERLRRRYLKTRRAEEQWIAPLATALQHGHVTYMIGSLFVGIAFQPFIYMMLALEMGLSTYVRRREREAGWRPLTARPAQVPARHPVPNAH, from the coding sequence ATGCGTGACCTTGCCTTCGTTGCCTTTCTCTTCGCCTTCATCGGGGTCGGCTTTCGCAAGCCGTTCCTGTTCGTCCTGTGCTTCTGCTACATCGACATCGTCGCGCCGCAGCGGCTCAGCTATTTCCTGATCAACTCGATCCCAATCTCGCTGATCGTCTTCGGACTTGCGATCGGCGGCTGGCTCGCGGTCGACGACAAGCGCGATACGCGATGGTCGGGGCGGCAATTCCTGCTGATCGCCCTCCTGCTCTATTGCTGGATGACGACGATCAACGCCGACTTCCCGGTCGAGGCGGCGGACAAGTGGAGCTGGGTATGGAAAGCGCTCGTCTGGGCGATCTTCCTGCCGCTGACGCTGCGTACCAAGCTCCGCATCGAATCGCTGATCCTGATCATGCTGTTGTCGGCGGGCGCGATCGCGATCGCGGGCGGCATCAAGACCGCAGGCGGCGGCGGCGGTTACGGCCAGCTGCAACTTCTCCTCAACGAAAATTACGGCCTCTACGAAGGCTCGATCATGTCGGCAGTCGGCATTTCGATCATCCCGCTGATCCTCTGGTATCGCAAGCACGGCACGATCTTTCCGCCCGACTGGCGCGTTTCGCTGTTCTGCTTCGCGCTGATCTTCGCCTGCGCGCTGCTGCCGATCGGCACCCAGGCCCGTACGGGTCTGGTCTGTCTGGTCATCCTTGCCGTCCTGTCGCTGCGTGCGGTCAAGCACCGCTTCCTCTATGTCGCGGGCGCGGTGTTGCTGACGATCGCAGTGATCCCCTTCCTGCCCCAGAGCTTCACCGCACGCATGGAAACGATCCGCGACCACAAGTCCGACCAGTCGGCGTCGACCCGCGTCGCCGTGTGGGCGTGGACATGGGAATATGCGAAGGACCATCCGTTCGGCGGCGGGTTCGAGGCCTATATCCAGAACCATGTCCGCGTCGAAAAGGCGGGCGGCACCACCTATGATCCCGACAAGCCGCAGGAGTCCGAAGCGACCGTCTATGAGGAGCGTTCGCGCGCCTATCATTCGAGCTATTTCGAAATGCTGGGCGAGCAGGGCTATCCCGGCCTCGCGCTCTGGCTGTTGCTCCACGGTGTCAGCCTCGTCCAGATGGAACGCCTGCGCCGGCGCTATCTGAAGACCCGCCGCGCCGAGGAGCAATGGATCGCACCGCTCGCAACCGCGCTCCAGCACGGCCACGTCACCTACATGATCGGATCGCTCTTTGTCGGCATCGCGTTCCAGCCCTTCATCTACATGATGCTCGCACTCGAAATGGGGCTGTCGACCTATGTCCGCCGCCGTGAACGCGAGGCCGGATGGCGCCCGCTGACCGCGCGTCCGGCACAGGTTCCGGCGCGTCACCCCGTACCGAACGCGCACTGA